gctgagtgaagagggttttttgttggttgctgcagctcagccAATCTTGTGTTCCTttgccaataatttaggaactttcactacTGTAACAAAGCAACGTTTTACTAGTTACGTTTTCTGAATGATATGTGGAAAAGCAAATGAATCTCGcttttggagagtttgtaagtaaaccatttttaactgaTCAAACATTACGTGGTCTTACTCTACGTTGGAGGAGAAGGGACTATTTTGGAAGGAGCTCACACGTGTAATGTATTTCTCAGTGGTGACTgttgccagtgctgtcaagtatcccgttttccccgggattctcccttatttcaagcagtttcctgctgctcttccttattttttatttcccttaaatttcccgtttttaatggaagcagctcctcccctgctggccagggactgggtgggaagacctcgcctacttggagagaaaagcctcagccctcaaagcaagtgggagctgtttcccatgcttacaggggggtgtattcctccccctgcatcagcccctatccgttgccgccaagcccctcagccggccaatagagttagctggcgggcggagcctggctgcctttgagcagctgctacttcctgtcctgttttgatgggatcagacaagaagacgatggggctccatcccgcggagcacatggctgccctcctctttgctccgctccgagcccaagcccgcttggagtttacattgctgctccgcccacttttgcttctgactctgcctaccactgacatgtgactgtccccaggataggtgagactgctgatcccttattttcaaatccagaacttgacagctatgactgttGCCCATCGGGACTGCTAAGCTGGAAAGCAGGGAACCCAAAAGTATtcggagccagagccaatgataaacataaccaactaattctagttttggaCCCATCCTCTACCTCCCGGCTCAGTTGTACAAGGGCAATGCAGAGACTAAGAATGGTGCTGCTCTAAAGCAGTGCCACTCTCTGGCCTGGCTGTAAGGAAGAAAGAGGGGAAGTGAGGGCAGGCTGAGGCTGGTAGCGCATGGACCAGCCTCTCCTGGTACTTCCATTAAATTCACAGAACAGTCTGGCTCAGTCCCTGTCTCCCAACATCACATTGTCATGAAGATAACATAAAAAGAAGAATTGTGTACCCTGCCCCTAACCCTTTTTGGCTTGCTTGGAAATCAATAATTACCACTTGTggttctaataaaataaaatatcatctCAGACCATTTAAATGCAGCAAGATTTGCAGGAGgaattcttcttctgtttttgctTCAGTGAGCGAGTTGCTGGTGATTCCACTGTGATGAAGAACAAACCCAAAAAGGAAGTCGTCTATAAACATGTTTTGCAGTAAAGTCTCcaaattatctctctctctctctctcgcaccaAAAGTGAAACCGTTTGTGACTGCAAACTGTAGATTTCCTCTTTCAAGTTAGAGCCTTGCTCCCTGTGAGGGAAGAAAGTGTACCGGAGGACAGACTTAGAAACCCAAAGCAGCCCCAGGGAGCAGGATGGACAAGTTCCGTGCGGTGTTTGACTTCTGCCTTAATCACCAGAAGGCGCTGGGCTATGGGGCTGTCTCTCTGTTGACGGTTGGCAGCGAGCGCATCTTTTCTGCCGTGGTGTTCAAATGCCCTTGCAACTCCTGGAATATGCTCTACGGCCTGGTCTTCCTCTTGGTGCCAGCCCTTATTCTGTTTCTGCTTGGCTTGTTGCTCAGTAGCCAGTCTTGGAAGATACTCACCGGAAGCTGCTCCCCCGGCAGGCTGTGCAAGTGCCCTCACGGGACCCGATTCCGGCACTACTTGAAAGTGCTGTGGCTGGTGACTGTCAGAGCATCTGCTGCTCCCTTGACATGGATTGCTGTGGCCTTACTGGGAAGCCGCTTCTACGAGTGTGCTGCTACTGGGAGCCCCGTAATGCAGGCGTACATGTGCGAAGGCAAAGGGGGTGAGTGTGTTAAGAAAATGCTTCAAGTGCCTTGTCAGAGTGGCACTCCTACCTCGGAGATGCAAGATATGCTCATGAGCCTTCAAGCACAGTCTCAGGTTGGTATAACCTCTTCCAGATGGTACTACTAAGTTGTGGCATGTATATTGCATGGGTGGGTTGGGGGCATCTCAACTTGGGACCAGGAGCGCTGAAAggctgcctttgttgttgttcagtcgtgtccgactcttcgtgaccccatggaccagagcacgccaggcacgcctatccttcactgcctctcgcagtttggccaaactcatgtcagtagcttcgagaacactgtccaaccatctcatcctctgtcgtccccttctccttgtgccctccatctttcccaacatcagggtcttttctagggagtcttcttttctcatgaggtggccaaagtactggagcctcaacttcaggatctgtcttcaGGCTGCCTGCTCATGTATAAACTGGGGTTATTTGGGGAAAATTTACTCATGACACTGCACCCTACAGCATACCAAGTGGTAGTTAcctgaaaatgtgcattttctggaatgcccttccttctgctgtttatgttttccttctttttctgtttatGCTTTCTCCTTAGTAACTAATTCTAAACTACTGTACTCTTTTTACAACATGGCTAATATTCATACGCTACTTGAAAGTATTAGAAGCATCATGTGATCTTGTATGGTAGTTCAACTTAGCAGACTTCAACAGGGCCTTATAAGTGACTTTATGTGGATGGCAGTATAAAATTCCAGCCTTTAAACAAGGGCACCTCGAAGGATAAGGTGTGGACTGATGAGACATCTGTTCATACAtgtttctagattcaggtaggtagccgtgttggtctgatgcagtcgaaatcaataaaaaaattgtccagtagcaccctagagaccaactaagtttgttctgggtataagctttcgtgtgcaagcacacttcttcagatacacacgttCATACATGAGAGAGGCCACAGTGTAGCTTTACATTGTGGGAAATGTTTGTTATCATGAGGAGATAGAGCCATGTCATCAATTTTCCCTTGATGCCTCAGGATAAGGCCTAAAAGGCTCTGACCTAGCATTGCTTTATAACTATAACCTGTGCTTGTATCAcataccttccaagtgccccagaaaaaaatgggacaCTGACTTTTCTTGAGAGATCTCTGTCGCCAGTTTGGGTGCCACGACCTTGCACTCTCTTGCCCTAAAAAAGCAGTTTTTTTGGGCTGTGATTATGTGTAGCACCCAAAAACACAAATTTTTAGGGTGATGTGCGAAATATTACACCCCCAAAAAGTACTTTTCAGGGCGAGAGTGAGGcatgggtcatgtgactcacccGGGAACACATCCTGGGAGATGTGCATCCCGGTTTGTATCAGAAAACTTTAGAAGGTGGGGGATAAGATAGTAAGAATCTGTATAGACAGCAGTTGTATgtgttgtaatttgtccagggaaacgggaacaatgggcatgctccctgctggcccaaacacccccggccgaactgccggtcggacttcgaagccctggaacagcagcagaaaccagagacctagcttcagaaagccagtcaCTCTTTTCAAtccattcagcagcagaagatgcaccacagaggctggcatgagcgaTATAtacaagcatttattaggcgaacatgaggacaaaagaatgcacacgtgcagtcacctccatgtaCGGAAAACGAAAGCGAAAGTACAGACTGAGAaatggaagttcccagcagcacactggaacgctatacagacatgtgacaagcttccatcctcagtctgttattaAGGCGGCATGGGAATTACAACAGTATGAACCTGCACATTTAGCATTTATTTTTCAGgaattaatgaaatgtatgcaACTGGTAAAAAAGATGCAATTGAAGCAGGGGTTATTTGCCTAACAGAGATAAACCAGAGTAACCACTTGGCTATCTTTGAAGAATTCCTCTGGCATGGTGAAACATAAATAATTTCAGGGCCATGAGAATATGCCCAAATGAAACGTGATAAGGTTGTGTCAGAAAAATAGAGTGCTATATAAGATTCCAGTAAGGATCTTGTTGTCAGCATGGGGCCTGCGCCATTTGCCTGTAAGGAGCTTGAAACCACTGCTGCCTGGAAGAGAGCAGATTCTGGCAGACTGCAAAAGGGTCGTAGGAATATATCTGCTCTTGCTCTTTACTCCTATCATCCTATATATAAAACTGTTAAACAGCAATCCAAGTGTCTTTTATTGCCTAtctgaataataaaaaaagctttGGGGTTTGGCCAAACACAAAGCTCTGTAGTAGAgcatgtgcagaaggtcccagctccaATCACTGGTATTTCCAAGGTAAAGCAGCCAGAGATTAGAAAGAGCTCGGCTTGGATCCTGGATTGCTACTGCTGATCAAAACAATAGACAATAATGcgccagatggacaaatagtctgagcTGGTAGAATCCTGGTATTTTGGGGGAGAAATAGTTATTACAGGCATGACACAACCTCAAGTTAATTCTAGGCAAAAGTTCTATGGGTCTCACTGATGCAAACCTTGTTCTGATATCTCTTGTGCTCCTTTGCCAAGGTGCTGGGGTGGATTTTGATCGCCAGTGTCTTCATATTGGCCCTAGTTTCTACATGCATCTCCCGTTGCTGTTCTCCAGTCAGTATTCTCCAGCTTGCCTTCTGGAAAGTGTACCTGGAGCAAGAGCAGCAGCTTTTTGAGCAAAAGGCCAAGGATCACGCAGCGAAGCTGGCAGAGAGGAACGTCAAATGCTTCTTCGATTCCACGGAACTGGACGAGTTTCAGACTCCAAGTGCCAAAGAGTGGCATGGCATTTCTTCCTTGTTCACCTTTAACCCTAAAAAAGATTACTACAGCATGATGCACAAATATGTCAGCAGCAAAACCAACACTGGCAGTATTAGGTCTGTGGAGGGGGATACAGTTCCTTGTTGCCTGGGGTTTGTGGATGGTGCTGGTGGTATTGACACACAAGGGTTATAGTGAAATAATTGCTTAGCCCATCAGGCTCCATTACAAGAAGATGTCTAACTGGttatttcctccttcctcttttttcaTCTTTCTCTTGTTTTGGGTATTGGGGTGcgcttaaatgtatggtgtatttACAGCCTGACCATAATTAACCTCTGACTACTACTAAGACTTACCTGCTTACCTAGGCTTTGGCTGGCCACTAATTCCCAGTGTGGAATAACATATTGTAGACTATCATGGGTAGAAGACAAAGAGATGATAGATTTAGAGATATGAAGTTTATTTTACTGAATCTGCTTGTATCTTGTGAATCCCTCTTATATTACTCAGATGAAATGTGGcacaaagtattttaaaaataaaatactgtccCATGATGCTTTGGATACTGGATTTGGAAGGAACCAAATGCCCAAACTGCACATGAGAGGGGGAGCACAGGTGTAAGCCTTATGGCACATTTCTGATGTTCCAAACAATTcaggccagtgggcacatttggaataaCGAGAAAGCGTTgtggcaccagtcacaaaatgtctGTCAAAGGAACttgacataacacaaaatggtttACCACATTCGAAAGAGCAGGAATTTTGGCATCCAAcgaaattttatttttacagtatttATAAACATATTTCTTTGCTGCAATATAAAGTATCAGGCCAGTTTACAGTTTTAACGCATAAAAGAAATGAGCATGTTTAAGGCACATTAAATGTAAGAGACGCTGAGCCAGGAATTAAGCAGATATGTTTCTCTTGCACTGTGGATTTTATGAGAGGATATTTACTGATATTTCTGGACATCATGTTCGCTGGCACatgtgggcaccatgttggagacCCCTGGTTCAGAGAATGAGGAAAATGGCATCTGAACTGAGTTAGTGTGTGCGCTTCTTGCCCAAATGAAACTGTCACCAAAAGTATTGGGTATTTCTTTTTCCTGGCTAAGGAGAAAATATGAGCCTTCCCAATGTTTTACATGAATTCTGCCTGTCAAGGAGTATGAAAAAGGACATGGGGGGCAACTGGATCTCTTGTGCTCCCAAGGGACCcccatttatttcaaaagaaagcatGTGTTTGGCCATTTCCACTTGAATCATGGAAAAAAACTGGTCTGGGACTCTTCTGCAGCCACAAAAGAGTAGTAGAGTTACCCTGCTTCTAATAAATTAACTTGCATAATACAAAAAGTTTCTGTCTGGAAAATCCTTTTCTTACCCCATTGTTTGCTTtcttgtcaactttcccttttttcccttattctgaataggattcctcgcaagaaaagggaaaagttgacagctatgctcaggcaCCCCTTAGCCCATTTCTTCCCAAATCCTATAAGCATTTCCTTCCTGTCTCACTCATAAGGTTCCTTAAGTTATCTGTTTCCTGCTTCTAGGAAAAGCTGAAGTCCGAAGTCAGCTGCTTCTGCAGTGGGAGAAAGAACATGCTTGTTGTTGGTAGTCGGGTACTGGGCAAGTCTGCACAGTTGCTTTCTTGCTTGATGATTTCCAAGTGACCCTGAACAGCATGCCTCCCCCAAATCTTAAAACCAGTGCTGTTTGAGGTTCATCTATGCAGGCATGATTGGTTGTTGACATCCTGAGAAAGCAGTGACCTATAATAATACTCTCTGGTATGGGtatgggaaaggaaaaggaaaaggaaaccctGCCAAAGGGGAACATTCAGCAGCACTGAAAATCCCATCCCTTTCAGCAGTCTTTCAGTGGCTGCTATGAAAAGAGTTCACCAATCCAGGAAGCATTGCCTGAACTCTAAATTGGCTTCTTCAATTTCCCTTAAATAACATCATCTGGTTCATTCTGTGATATGAAAGGAGGGGAGTAGGGTTAATCACGTGActagctatcctatttttaagagacatctgaaggcagccctgtttagggacgtttttaatatttaacgctgtattgttttaacattcgtttggaagccgcccagagtggctggggaagcccagccagatgggcggggtataaattattattattattttgccaggGAGCACCGCTTCTCATTCTCAATTGCCTTCATTTATTCTCAGTGGCATTGTCATGTTGCTGCATCTGATTAGTTACGTATTGTCCTATCGTTCCACTAAACATGTGATCCTGAATTTGCTGGGATAAGCCATATGAATACTGCCAGTTAGAAAACGGCCGAGAAATTATAAGAAAGGCAACATCAAAGGAACGGAAGCACcagtagagtgtgtgtgtgtgtgtgtgtgtgtgtgtgtgtgtgtttctgctctGTCAAAAACACTATTGTTGCTGAGAAACAGATGGCTAAAATACTAAAATTGTAGTACCAGGGAACCAGAAATTCCTAGAATCAGCAGAGATGgaccaattaataataataataataataataataataataataataataataataataataatttatttataccccgcccatcttgctaggtttccccagccactctgggaaaatAGTTAGTCAAATCCTtcagaagaataaaaagaaatctTGCCCATGCTTCTAACAAGTACTACATTGATGAGTCTATTTAAGCGTGAAATAGCTAGGCTGCTAAGCCTTCTgaagcagagagttccacagtgaGTGTGCCACCGCTAAGTCAGTTCCTGTGCCTCATAGCCACCCATCTAACTTTACCCGGCTGAAGAATGTGGAACAGGATGACCTAAGCATGCAGAAGAGGCGGCCATTTCCTCAAGATACCCTGGACTCATCTGCAGCTGAGCCaggagggagaaccatgcacCATTCATGTCCATGTTGGGTTGTGAGTTGGTGCAGAGTTCTTGCCCCACATAGCAAACATTTGGGAAcgctgggcctgatccagaagtgGCACCATCCCCACCACAGTTCTGTATCAAATGCCTTTTCTGGATCAGGAATATCTTTCTAGGCAGGTACAGAGGGTCAACAATATTAACTGTCCACACATAGTGACTTCAGATATGGCTTCACTTATTTCTTTTGTGTTTCCTGGTTTCAATCTTCTTTAAGAATGCAATTCCAATTTCTGTCACATCATCCCCCTTCAGAGTGTCTTGGATGAAAGTAACTTCAGCAGCCAGATGTATCTGAAAATAAGTAAGTTTGCCTAAGTAAGTGAAGGAAAACTTATTGTTGTTCCACATTGCAGGGTTTTAAGTTTTAAGAGGGTGCACtataatgggtgggtgggggcttatagaataaaagcaaataaacaagtttaaaacaacaacaatggccgaTTAAAAGGGTAATAAAATGTGATGCAGAATGCAATGCTGACAAGCCTTGACGAAGGTCAAAAACAAAGAGCGGAGAATAAAACAACAGCTaaaacttattttaaagctaCAGCAAGattgaaaaaggaaatgaaaaggtGTTTTCTTTGTGCAAAAGACACCTTGAAACATGGCGGCCAATATGGTGCCTGTGAATGCAGTGATTCACTTGCAGTCTTTGCCTGGTGCCCATGAAGCCTCTGAGCCCCTCACATACTTCCTGCTTAGCCATGAGGTGCTGAGGATCATTACACCCCCACCCCGACCTTGAAGAGCAGATAGAGCCCAAAGTGGAAGTCTGAAGAGTGAcagtctttccccctttctctttcagcTCTGTGTGCTTTCCAAGGCTCAGGTCAATTCTACTAGATCCAACTTCATCTCTGAGGGGGACTGATccaagagaagaggagaaaagtgACCCCCAAATCCAGATGTGCCCATTCTTTGAGATTGTGACCTTCCCCTTTTCTGTGCAGAAGGGCACAGCTAGCctgctttttggttttttttaaaaaagaacaatgcATTAACTGACACAGCTGTGCACAAGTCCATTAGCACTTATCtaaataaacaactttttttttaaagcagcaaaatgCAGCTTCCACAAAACAATTGGTTTGGAAAACACAGCAAACACAGTTCCATTTTCTCTGGCTTTCACTTTCAGATTTCCTGGCAGCTGCGGCTTTCCCTTGGGGCCAGTTTCATTTCCTAATGCCCTACCCAAGGGCACGACAATTACTGCAATGTAGCTCTGCCCTTCTTGCAAGGGTCAGCCAGGGCTTGCATTGCTGCCACGTGACAGGCTCAGATGCCACCCCTTATGATAGAatgtaggtgggtgggtgtttgtttgGGTGGGTGTATATTTTAAATGTAACTCACCTGGAGACCTTTTGGGTGGCAAGTCACTAACGGATTATCCCCctcttgccctgctgctttcccctaagaaaaactgctctttagcgctgtttcagagcaaatggcaatttgtgttttctccggattgacatttgctccaatttagcaccaaaaaatgggttttccctgggaaaggaactgggcaaggggaaaaccactcagacccatgctctCTGGGCATGGGATAAGCAGAAGTGCAGATGAGTCCTATTAGTTTTAATaactgcaacagcagcagaggaGGCAAAAGCAACTGTCGGCTGCTTACCATTTCTAGAGCACTTACCATTTCTAGAGCACCTCTAATGGCCCCACACAAGAGACTGCAATAGCAAAGTGAAGATCTCCCTGCCGGCAGCTCTTCCAGAAAGTCCACTAAGGGGTTCTTGTCCAGAACGAGGGAGAACCGTGTGGAATTACTGCAAGTCACAGTTGGCACAACACCCAGGTACATCTTAAAAGCAACCTGGAAATGGAGAGGAGAACATGCATCCCATCAACACTGTCTCCAAGTTTTCAGATGGAAATGGTTACCAAAGGAAAGTTTGTTAGCTTCAGActtggatggggaacctgtggccttccacatgctgcttgactacaattcccatcatccctattagCCATTCTACCTGGGGCAGCTCCGCCTGGCAGCTCCAAGGTCCGCGGCAGGCTGCTCTGCCCAGCCACCTGTGGAGGGGCGCACAGACTGTGGCCGCTGCCTTTCACCAGTCGGGGGCTGAGGAAGGCGAGCGCTACTGCATGGAGCTGCTGCGGTGAGTCGCTGGAGCCTGCAAAGAGCTTTTCCCCTCCCAGATTCCTCCTACTTGCGGCTCGGATTTTTCGTGAgctccctaaccctaaccctgtcagtagatattttttttcctacccgtatttctccaaaaataagacaccgtcttatatttatttta
Above is a window of Lacerta agilis isolate rLacAgi1 chromosome 3, rLacAgi1.pri, whole genome shotgun sequence DNA encoding:
- the LOC117043692 gene encoding calcium homeostasis modulator protein 6-like; this translates as MDKFRAVFDFCLNHQKALGYGAVSLLTVGSERIFSAVVFKCPCNSWNMLYGLVFLLVPALILFLLGLLLSSQSWKILTGSCSPGRLCKCPHGTRFRHYLKVLWLVTVRASAAPLTWIAVALLGSRFYECAATGSPVMQAYMCEGKGGECVKKMLQVPCQSGTPTSEMQDMLMSLQAQSQVLGWILIASVFILALVSTCISRCCSPVSILQLAFWKVYLEQEQQLFEQKAKDHAAKLAERNVKCFFDSTELDEFQTPSAKEWHGISSLFTFNPKKDYYSMMHKYVSSKTNTGSIRSVEGDTVPCCLGFVDGAGGIDTQGL
- the TRAPPC3L gene encoding trafficking protein particle complex subunit 3-like protein isoform X1, whose translation is MSRPANRRPENPKISRELFVLTYGALVAQLCKDYEKDEDVNKYLDSMGYNIGIRLVEDFLARSSVKKCRSYSETTDIIAQVAFKMYLGVVPTVTCSNSTRFSLVLDKNPLVDFLEELPAGRSSLCYCSLLCGAIRGALEMIHLAAEVTFIQDTLKGDDVTEIGIAFLKKIETRKHKRNK
- the TRAPPC3L gene encoding trafficking protein particle complex subunit 3-like protein isoform X2; this translates as MGYNIGIRLVEDFLARSSVKKCRSYSETTDIIAQVAFKMYLGVVPTVTCSNSTRFSLVLDKNPLVDFLEELPAGRSSLCYCSLLCGAIRGALEMIHLAAEVTFIQDTLKGDDVTEIGIAFLKKIETRKHKRNK